From a region of the Terriglobales bacterium genome:
- a CDS encoding RsbRD N-terminal domain-containing protein: MEHWFAQTLESYPHLASRFLASEKDRFRNPVGHALRSGMAILLQELLGDMNAANIAPALDMIVRMRVVQDFTPSEAVGFVFLVRSILLGSNPPRPAMIEARIDQLALMAFDQYMKCREQIAEVRAGEAGRRMRVRPALVRK; encoded by the coding sequence GTGGAGCATTGGTTCGCGCAAACCCTGGAATCCTATCCGCACCTGGCCTCCCGGTTCCTGGCGTCGGAAAAGGACCGCTTCCGCAACCCTGTAGGCCACGCGTTGCGCAGCGGCATGGCGATTCTGCTGCAGGAATTGCTGGGCGACATGAACGCCGCGAACATCGCGCCGGCGCTGGACATGATCGTACGCATGCGTGTGGTGCAGGATTTCACGCCCAGCGAAGCCGTCGGTTTTGTTTTCCTGGTGCGGTCCATTCTGCTCGGATCGAACCCGCCAAGGCCGGCCATGATCGAGGCGCGCATCGATCAGCTCGCGCTTATGGCCTTCGACCAGTATATGAAATGCCGCGAGCAGATTGCCGAGGTTCGCGCCGGTGAGGCCGGGCGCAGGATGCGGGTGCGGCCGGCGCTTGTTCGCAAATGA
- the nrfD gene encoding NrfD/PsrC family molybdoenzyme membrane anchor subunit, with translation MFMLEKAMVGSRRYWGWLALLLLLITLGAGCYLRQLRDGLVITGLSRDVIWGLYIAQFTFFVGVAASAVMVVLPYYLHDVKAFQKITILGELLAVSAVTMCMLFVVVDMGQPARVLNVLRYPTLSSVMFWDLISLGGYLLLNGVISIVMLSSERTGVPAPHWIRPVILVSIPWAVSIHTVTAFLYSGLAGRTFWMTAILAPRFLASAFASGPALLILLCLLLRRLTSFDAGEDAIRKLGVITAYAMSLSVFFVLLELFTVFYSRIPEEMEHFRFLFVGLEGDRHLAPWMWISAVTGMVALVLLLVPKLRNNESVLAAAAVLVFVSLWIEKGLGLIVGGFVPSPLGSVTRYSPTAPEWVIVLGVWAIGALMITVFYKITVSVREVR, from the coding sequence ATGTTCATGCTTGAAAAGGCGATGGTAGGCAGCCGCAGGTACTGGGGTTGGCTCGCACTCCTTCTGCTGCTGATCACGCTCGGCGCTGGCTGCTACCTCCGCCAGTTGAGGGACGGATTGGTCATCACCGGCCTGAGCCGTGATGTGATCTGGGGCTTGTACATTGCGCAGTTCACGTTCTTTGTCGGTGTGGCGGCGTCGGCCGTCATGGTCGTGTTGCCGTATTACCTGCACGACGTCAAGGCATTCCAGAAGATCACCATTCTTGGCGAGTTGCTCGCGGTCTCCGCGGTGACCATGTGCATGCTGTTCGTTGTGGTGGACATGGGGCAGCCGGCGCGTGTGCTCAACGTGTTGCGCTATCCCACGCTCAGTTCCGTGATGTTCTGGGACCTGATCTCGCTCGGCGGCTACCTGCTGCTGAATGGCGTGATTTCCATCGTCATGCTCAGTTCCGAGCGCACCGGCGTGCCCGCACCGCACTGGATTAGACCGGTCATCCTGGTTTCGATTCCCTGGGCCGTCTCCATTCACACCGTGACGGCATTCCTCTATAGCGGCCTGGCTGGCCGCACGTTCTGGATGACGGCGATCCTGGCACCCCGCTTCTTGGCGTCGGCATTCGCCTCGGGGCCGGCGCTGCTGATCCTGCTGTGTTTGCTGCTGCGGCGGCTGACGTCGTTCGATGCCGGCGAAGACGCGATCCGCAAGCTCGGTGTCATCACCGCATACGCCATGTCGCTCAGTGTTTTCTTTGTTCTGCTTGAGCTGTTCACGGTCTTCTACAGCCGCATTCCGGAGGAAATGGAGCACTTCAGGTTCTTGTTCGTTGGGCTCGAGGGCGATCGTCATCTGGCACCTTGGATGTGGATCTCGGCGGTCACGGGCATGGTCGCACTTGTTCTGTTGCTGGTCCCCAAGCTGCGCAACAACGAGTCGGTGCTGGCGGCGGCGGCCGTGTTGGTTTTCGTTTCTCTGTGGATTGAAAAAGGACTGGGGCTAATCGTCGGCGGCTTCGTGCCTTCGCCGCTGGGATCGGTCACTCGATATTCGCCCACCGCTCCAGAGTGGGTCATCGTGCTGGGGGTGTGGGCGATAGGGGCTCTCATGATCACCGTGTTCTACAAGATCACGGTCTCTGTACGTGAGGTGAGGTGA
- a CDS encoding 4Fe-4S dicluster domain-containing protein, which translates to MKITRKEFLRIAGFAVAGAGAAKAVQVIGTAERGPQSSGAAKRWGMVIDFQKCRPGNDCDDCLSACRLAHNIPEVPERDREVKWVWKERYERVFPFQQTDYTRRAYDVHVLPVLCNQCAQPACVRVCPTAATWKRDDGVVMMDWHRCIGCRYCMAACPYGSRSFNWSDPRPHIHNLNSDFPTRTKGVVEKCNFCEERLANGRAPACVEACRQKAIVFGDLNDEQSAVRQLLRARYAVQRMPELGTGPSVFYLV; encoded by the coding sequence ATGAAAATTACGCGCAAGGAATTTCTGCGGATCGCGGGCTTCGCGGTGGCGGGAGCCGGCGCTGCCAAGGCCGTCCAGGTGATCGGTACCGCCGAGCGAGGGCCGCAATCATCGGGCGCGGCAAAACGCTGGGGGATGGTGATCGACTTTCAAAAATGCCGGCCCGGCAACGACTGCGACGACTGCCTGTCCGCCTGCCGCCTGGCGCACAACATTCCCGAGGTTCCCGAGCGGGACCGCGAAGTGAAGTGGGTGTGGAAGGAGCGCTACGAAAGAGTGTTCCCCTTCCAGCAGACCGACTACACGCGCCGCGCCTACGACGTCCACGTCCTTCCCGTGTTGTGCAACCAGTGTGCGCAGCCGGCGTGCGTGCGCGTCTGCCCCACGGCGGCCACCTGGAAGCGCGATGACGGCGTGGTAATGATGGACTGGCACCGCTGCATCGGTTGTCGCTATTGCATGGCGGCGTGCCCGTATGGATCGCGCAGTTTCAACTGGTCGGATCCTCGGCCCCACATTCACAACCTGAATTCCGACTTCCCCACCCGCACAAAGGGCGTGGTGGAGAAATGCAATTTCTGCGAGGAGCGCCTGGCGAACGGCCGTGCGCCCGCTTGTGTCGAGGCCTGCCGGCAGAAGGCCATCGTGTTCGGCGACCTCAATGACGAACAGTCGGCGGTGCGCCAACTGTTGCGCGCCCGCTATGCCGTGCAGCGCATGCCGGAACTGGGTACAGGGCCTTCGGTTTTCTATTTGGTTTGA
- a CDS encoding putative sulfate exporter family transporter, producing the protein MCIGLGVFVLSLGLLFGADILGWVVTTAVWTMPAKALNPVSKAYKSLPGLVSLLGTYIFLLAILLAGAKALRANLKSFAKGFTGVFFISYACWFIGSYAYIAATPDKRAALKIPWSLNLTNESGFILALLAGLIVGNFLPGVAKSMKEAIRPELYIKTAIVILGGFLGIAALEQRALATSVIFRGACAIVEAYLIYWPIVYFVSRRYFGFSREWAAPLASGISICGVSAAIATGSAIKARPIVPIMVSSLVVIFAVVELMILPFAAQHWLYNQPMVAGAWMGLAVKTDGAAVASGAIADSLIRAKAMAATGVNYAPNWIMGVSTTVKVFIDIFIGVWAFILAWVWSAKIEHREGEKVKASAIWQRFPKFILGYVATFLIVLVIGVLAPALIPKIKASMGQANVLRALFFVLTFFAIGVLSNFRKLWEEGIAKLAGVYVLCLFGFIIWVGLLISWLFFAGVFPPIVKG; encoded by the coding sequence GTGTGCATCGGTCTGGGGGTGTTCGTACTTTCTCTCGGCCTGCTGTTCGGGGCCGACATCCTGGGGTGGGTGGTCACGACGGCGGTGTGGACCATGCCGGCGAAGGCGCTCAATCCCGTGTCCAAAGCTTACAAATCATTGCCGGGACTGGTTTCTCTGCTCGGCACATACATATTCTTGCTGGCGATCCTACTGGCTGGCGCGAAGGCCTTGCGTGCCAACCTCAAATCATTCGCAAAAGGTTTCACCGGGGTTTTCTTCATCAGCTACGCGTGCTGGTTCATTGGAAGTTATGCCTACATAGCAGCGACTCCGGACAAACGGGCCGCTTTAAAGATCCCGTGGTCGCTCAACCTGACCAACGAGTCGGGATTCATCCTGGCGTTGTTGGCGGGCTTGATCGTGGGGAACTTCCTGCCGGGCGTTGCCAAGAGCATGAAAGAGGCGATCCGGCCTGAACTCTACATTAAGACCGCGATCGTCATTCTGGGCGGGTTCCTGGGCATCGCCGCCTTGGAACAGCGGGCTCTTGCCACTTCCGTGATCTTCCGCGGCGCCTGCGCCATCGTCGAGGCGTATCTGATTTACTGGCCGATCGTGTACTTCGTGTCGCGCCGGTATTTCGGGTTTAGCCGCGAGTGGGCGGCGCCGTTGGCGTCCGGTATCTCGATCTGCGGAGTGTCGGCGGCGATTGCCACTGGCAGCGCCATCAAGGCTCGACCGATTGTGCCGATCATGGTGTCTTCGCTGGTGGTAATTTTTGCCGTCGTCGAACTGATGATTCTTCCCTTCGCCGCGCAGCATTGGCTCTACAACCAGCCGATGGTGGCGGGCGCCTGGATGGGATTGGCGGTGAAGACCGACGGTGCCGCAGTGGCCAGCGGCGCAATTGCAGATTCGCTGATTCGCGCCAAGGCCATGGCCGCAACCGGTGTCAATTACGCTCCCAACTGGATCATGGGCGTCAGCACTACGGTGAAGGTGTTCATCGACATCTTCATTGGCGTGTGGGCGTTCATTCTGGCTTGGGTATGGTCGGCGAAGATCGAACACCGCGAGGGCGAGAAGGTGAAAGCAAGCGCGATCTGGCAGCGCTTCCCGAAATTCATTCTCGGGTACGTTGCCACGTTCCTGATCGTGTTGGTCATCGGCGTGCTCGCTCCGGCGCTGATCCCCAAAATCAAGGCCTCCATGGGGCAGGCCAATGTCCTTCGTGCCCTGTTCTTCGTGCTTACATTCTTCGCCATTGGTGTGCTCTCCAACTTCCGGAAACTCTGGGAGGAAGGGATTGCCAAGCTGGCAGGCGTCTATGTGCTGTGCCTATTCGGGTTCATCATCTGGGTCGGCCTGCTGATTTCCTGGCTCTTCTTCGCCGGAGTGTTTCCGCCAATCGTAAAGGGGTGA
- a CDS encoding (Fe-S)-binding protein yields MPQELLQIEARKPDGDWKNPAVQFRKGFFCYGAAAKNVRYLDLPNPRDWQPFDADWKLPPDWKQILLEGMKERLQRYRSFRLFMDICVRCGACADKCHFYIGSSDPKNMPVVRAELMRSVYRRYFTLAGRIFGALAGGRELTEEVVREWFFYFYQCTECRRCSVFCPYGIDTAEITMIGRELLNLIGCNTNWVLEPAANCLRTGNHLGIQPHGFKDSLEFAAGELEEITGIRVEVPINRKGAEVLFVMPSADYFAEPHYYTLLGYMMLLHEIGLDFTFSAFASEGGNFGLFSSHDLMKRLNAKVYEEARRLGVKWILGGECGHMWRVLHQYMDTMNGPADFLEEPVSPITGTKFENARSTRMVHICEFTADLIHQGKLRLDPARNDRWTVTFHDSCNPARSMGLLEEPRYIIRNACNRFHEMPENTIREQTFCCGSGAGLGTDENLEMRLRGGFPRANAVKYVKEQHGVNLLACICAIDKATLPTLMDYWVPGVQVAGVHELLGNALVMRGEKARTTDLRGVPLAAEVANA; encoded by the coding sequence ATGCCGCAAGAGCTTCTGCAGATTGAGGCGAGGAAACCGGACGGTGACTGGAAGAACCCCGCGGTTCAATTCCGCAAGGGCTTCTTCTGTTATGGCGCCGCGGCCAAGAACGTCCGCTACCTTGATCTGCCGAACCCGCGTGACTGGCAGCCCTTCGATGCCGATTGGAAACTTCCGCCGGACTGGAAACAGATTCTGCTGGAGGGCATGAAGGAGCGGTTGCAAAGGTACCGCTCGTTCCGGCTGTTCATGGACATCTGCGTGCGCTGCGGCGCCTGTGCCGACAAGTGTCATTTCTACATTGGTTCCAGCGACCCGAAGAACATGCCCGTCGTACGCGCTGAGCTGATGCGCTCCGTGTACCGCAGGTATTTCACCCTGGCCGGTCGCATCTTCGGTGCGCTGGCGGGCGGTCGCGAACTGACCGAGGAAGTTGTCAGAGAGTGGTTCTTCTATTTCTACCAGTGCACCGAATGCCGGCGTTGTTCCGTCTTTTGTCCTTACGGCATTGATACCGCCGAGATCACCATGATCGGCCGCGAATTGCTGAACCTGATCGGCTGCAACACCAACTGGGTGCTGGAGCCGGCTGCGAACTGCTTGCGCACCGGCAATCATCTTGGCATCCAGCCGCACGGTTTCAAGGACAGCTTGGAATTCGCGGCCGGCGAACTGGAAGAGATCACCGGAATTCGCGTCGAGGTGCCGATCAACCGCAAGGGTGCAGAAGTCCTCTTCGTCATGCCCTCGGCCGACTACTTCGCCGAGCCCCATTACTACACCCTGCTCGGCTACATGATGCTATTGCACGAAATCGGTCTTGATTTCACCTTCAGCGCCTTCGCCTCCGAGGGCGGGAACTTCGGCTTGTTCAGTTCGCACGATTTGATGAAGCGCCTGAACGCGAAGGTGTACGAAGAAGCCCGGCGCCTGGGCGTGAAGTGGATCCTGGGCGGCGAGTGCGGCCACATGTGGCGCGTGCTCCACCAGTACATGGATACGATGAACGGCCCGGCCGATTTCCTGGAAGAGCCGGTATCGCCCATCACGGGAACCAAGTTCGAGAACGCACGCTCGACCCGGATGGTGCACATCTGCGAGTTCACTGCCGACCTGATCCACCAAGGAAAGCTGCGGCTTGATCCGGCGCGCAACGACCGCTGGACCGTGACCTTCCACGATTCCTGCAACCCGGCGCGCTCCATGGGACTGCTGGAGGAACCACGCTACATCATCCGCAACGCCTGCAACCGCTTCCATGAAATGCCGGAAAACACGATTCGCGAGCAGACGTTTTGCTGCGGCAGCGGCGCCGGCCTGGGCACGGACGAAAACCTCGAAATGCGCTTGCGCGGCGGTTTTCCGCGCGCCAACGCCGTCAAGTACGTGAAGGAGCAGCACGGCGTCAACCTGCTGGCCTGCATTTGCGCCATCGATAAGGCGACACTGCCGACGCTGATGGATTACTGGGTGCCGGGCGTTCAGGTCGCGGGCGTGCACGAGTTGCTGGGCAACGCGCTGGTCATGCGCGGCGAAAAAGCACGCACCACGGATTTGCGCGGGGTGCCGCTGGCGGCGGAGGTGGCGAATGCGTGA
- a CDS encoding TusE/DsrC/DsvC family sulfur relay protein — translation MPVFEIEGRKYEVDEDGFLQEPERWNQDVAKDFAQTEAVTDLTEGHWKVINYIRNYYLQFGIAPMVRKLCKETGYKLNEIYQLFPSGPAKGACKLAGLPKPTGCV, via the coding sequence GTGCCGGTATTCGAAATCGAAGGACGGAAGTACGAAGTGGATGAAGACGGATTCCTGCAGGAACCTGAACGCTGGAATCAAGACGTGGCCAAGGATTTCGCGCAAACGGAAGCGGTCACCGACCTCACCGAGGGGCACTGGAAGGTGATCAATTACATCCGCAACTACTATCTCCAGTTCGGCATTGCGCCCATGGTGCGGAAGCTGTGCAAGGAGACGGGATACAAGCTCAACGAGATTTACCAGTTGTTCCCGTCGGGCCCGGCCAAGGGTGCGTGCAAGCTGGCAGGACTGCCCAAACCAACGGGCTGCGTGTGA
- the dsrJ gene encoding sulfate reduction electron transfer complex DsrMKJOP subunit DsrJ: MRDRVFITLGLLLFVALVTYPVWHAVYAKTTAAGPQLKLPQQSKACVAPVAFMRASHMKLLTDWREGAVRERRLDYTSYDGKKYRVNLSGTCLGECHTNKGEFCDRCHTYAAVSGPYCWDCHVDPASLARRTP; this comes from the coding sequence ATGCGTGACCGCGTCTTCATCACGCTCGGCCTGCTCCTGTTCGTCGCGCTCGTGACGTACCCGGTGTGGCATGCGGTCTATGCAAAGACTACCGCGGCCGGGCCGCAACTCAAGCTGCCGCAGCAGTCGAAAGCCTGCGTCGCGCCCGTGGCGTTCATGCGCGCCTCGCACATGAAACTGCTCACCGACTGGCGCGAGGGCGCGGTGCGCGAGCGCCGTCTGGATTACACGTCGTACGACGGCAAGAAATACCGCGTCAACCTCTCCGGCACCTGTCTCGGCGAGTGTCACACCAATAAAGGGGAGTTCTGCGATCGCTGCCATACCTACGCTGCGGTTTCAGGCCCGTATTGCTGGGACTGCCACGTGGACCCGGCCTCCCTCGCCCGGAGGACGCCATGA
- the dsrM gene encoding sulfate reduction electron transfer complex DsrMKJOP subunit DsrM yields the protein MQSVYAMGAVGAVVVAAALAGQMTRGEAWMSAVAFAGFAVFLAGFCYRVARWATAPVPFRIPTTCGQQKSLPWIKSATLENPSTTGGVLGRMALEVLLFRSLFRNSQTRLDQGRLIFSEQKYLWLAALAFHWSLLIILVRHLRLLVEPVPAVLLLIERVDGFFQLGAPPLYLSDIVLACALAYLLLRRFRDPMVRYISQFSDYFALLVLIGIAASGLVMRYVTRVDVVAVKQFALGLAAFHPVRAAALGSVFAVHLALISVLAAYFPFSKLMHMGGEFLSPTRNLANNNRSKRHINPWNYPVKTHSYAEWEEEFRDKLKGADLPLEADHAARASAD from the coding sequence ATGCAATCGGTATACGCAATGGGCGCGGTCGGAGCGGTCGTGGTTGCCGCCGCGCTGGCGGGCCAGATGACCAGGGGGGAGGCATGGATGTCGGCCGTCGCATTCGCCGGCTTTGCCGTCTTCCTCGCCGGCTTCTGCTACCGCGTTGCGCGATGGGCGACAGCACCCGTTCCGTTTCGCATCCCGACCACCTGTGGGCAGCAAAAGTCTCTGCCCTGGATCAAAAGCGCCACGTTGGAGAACCCCTCGACCACGGGCGGCGTGCTGGGCCGCATGGCACTCGAGGTCCTCCTCTTTCGCTCGCTGTTCCGCAACAGCCAGACGCGGCTTGATCAGGGACGACTGATCTTCTCCGAGCAAAAGTACCTCTGGCTGGCGGCGCTGGCTTTTCACTGGTCGTTACTGATCATTCTGGTTCGACACTTGCGGCTGCTGGTGGAACCGGTGCCGGCCGTGCTGCTGCTGATCGAACGCGTGGACGGATTCTTCCAGCTTGGCGCGCCGCCGCTGTATCTCTCGGACATCGTCTTGGCGTGCGCGCTAGCGTACCTGCTGCTGCGTCGATTCCGCGACCCGATGGTCCGCTACATTTCCCAGTTCAGCGACTACTTCGCACTGCTCGTGCTCATCGGCATCGCCGCTTCCGGGCTGGTGATGCGCTACGTGACCCGCGTGGACGTTGTCGCCGTCAAACAGTTTGCGCTCGGCCTGGCGGCGTTTCACCCGGTGCGTGCAGCGGCGCTGGGTTCGGTGTTCGCCGTCCACCTGGCGCTGATCAGCGTACTGGCGGCGTACTTCCCGTTCAGCAAGCTGATGCACATGGGCGGAGAGTTTCTCAGCCCGACACGCAACCTGGCTAACAACAACCGGAGCAAGCGGCACATCAATCCGTGGAATTACCCGGTCAAGACCCACAGCTATGCGGAGTGGGAAGAAGAATTCCGGGACAAGTTGAAAGGAGCAGACCTTCCGCTCGAGGCCGACCATGCCGCAAGAGCTTCTGCAGATTGA